A single region of the Epinephelus moara isolate mb chromosome 12, YSFRI_EMoa_1.0, whole genome shotgun sequence genome encodes:
- the pcare2 gene encoding uncharacterized protein pcare2 yields MGCSPSKGKLFSKPEGPSPQKALLAEAPQDGVDSRPEGERDKCFETDEKENELPRPTEEHSTKDTAWSQMDCDTTDAQNTEDIKETEVNVMPQEIVHEVLQTDKIKKTEKRQKNKGKRRSTDKHRKSSIVQKKVDFPPHMVRAHQAAYAYLNPNISKYETLLGLLDQAAQTQLALQPAMSALVFRFEEINQALEEMAEEGELMLKEHGDYMALPSGMLGPVVMPAKSMTDTANPANPPPDLLQQLLKHSTEKMRLVGGSVQALGDTTLEEAVEYFSSVSKLLIEKLQAKQAAEQRLTQVLARVEGASMRKSNPEDSALHSEDSGIGGENESLTGSDRHRRHRGSAGSGSCGSGNNIRGASDILHSNLPNLEGYNEDDEEDEEDDDDDDDDDEEYEDDEGDRPVRKRSNSSPPDPSQPLLFMCASYMQDRQPTVKRPLTAISVNKPEHSTSTRCVNIMIELQKSQRDLDQRMKKMAEIRGKKEIAGPHYNLYRAGLRRHSVSGSAQKGPLRINQSPGSLPMLTPQPPKHQSVRRLINTFSQGVDGRPGQSLANIPPHIRRPRKSGILQSSATVNSNEGGLVINGNNNNNSWPEGRDDLDVDNLPPPPPEVLMDNSFQSTEGIPGNKEGSQEDSVVHLPIINQKSGVSQRLKSSVQNVELLPNRASMKPRSISISSARPVRQDAVTGAQDTEQQPETDLDPEMEKVNCHYQQARKMNHPHNAEEPPDNRDLTELSGRGTSPIQIRMSQRSGSNDFTEGEMSTYSLPITAPPVSRVRLPPSCPSVCHRFPSPPVFRPQSASKPSSRPSSPRTVTRATDNNIEEIIPSVSFRDARSVFCRKDSKTCIPPGSSVLPKPWGEASRGRLPTRGIDNNARRTQSEQRPSVTSYSEFTKDGCSASTQSKGNEPVTTKYRSGSPLMTADNAQLDPSATVTTA; encoded by the exons ATGGGCTGCTCTCCATCCAAAGGAAAGTTATTTTCAAAGCCAGAAGGCCCTAGTCCTCAAAAGGCTCTGCTGGCTGAAGCACCACAAGATGGTGTTGATTCAAGACCTGAAGGGGAGAGGGATAAATGTTTCGAGACTgatgagaaagaaaatgaactTCCTCGACCCACTGAAGAACATTCTACAAAAGACACTGCATGGTCTCAGATGGACTGCGACACAACAGATGCCCAAAACACAGAGGACATTAAAGAAACAGAGGTGAATGTGATGCCCCAAGAAATAGTCCATGAGGTTCTACAAACAGATAAgattaaaaagacagagaaaagacagaaaaataaaggcAAGAGAAGGTCTACTGACAAGCACAGAAAATCCTCTATCGTCCAGAAAAAGGTTGACTTCCCACCACACATGGTGAGGGCTCACCAGGCAGCCTATGCCTATTTAAACCCAAACATCTCTAAATATGAGACCCTGTTGGGCCTGCTGGACCAGGCCGCCCAGACACAGCTTGCTCTCCAGCCTGCAATGTCTGCTTTGGTGTTCCGGTTCGAGGAGATCAACCAAGCTTTAGAGGAGATGGCTGAGGAGGGGGAGCTCATGTTGAAGGAGCATGGGGACTACATGGCCTTGCCTTCTGGGATGCTGGGCCCAGTTGTTATGCCAGCTAAATCTATGACTGACACAGCCAACCCTGCAAATCCACCTCCAGATCTGTTACAGCAACTGCTCAAGCATTCAACAGAGAAAATGAGACTTGTGGGGGGCTCGGTCCAGGCACTGGGTGACACCACGCTTGAAGAGGCGGTGGAGTATTTTTCTTCCGTCTCTAAACTGCTGATTGAGAAGCTGCAGGCCAAGCAGGCAGCAGAGCAAAGGTTGACTCAAGTGCTGGCACGGGTGGAGGGGGCTTCCATGAGGAAGTCTAACCCAGAGGATTCTGCACTGCACAGTGAGGACAGCGGTATCGGGGGAGAAAATGAGAGTCTGACAGGGTCTGACAGGCACCGCCGCCACCGCGGGAGTGCCGGATCTGGAAGTTGTGGATCTGGAAACAACATTCGAGGTGCATCTGATATTCTGCACAGTAATTTACCCAACCTGGAAGGCTAtaatgaagatgatgaagaggacgaggaggacgatgatgatgatgatgatgatgatgaagagtaTGAGGATGATGAAGGGGACAGGCCTGTAAGGAAGAGGTCTAACTCTTCCCCACCAGATCCCAGTCAACCTCTTCTTTTCATGTGTGCAAGTTACATGCAGGATCGGCAGCCTACAGTCAAACGACCCCTGACTGCTATCTCTGTAAACAAACCTGAACACTCTACATCCACCAGGTGTGTAAACATAATGATTGAGCTACAAAAGAGCCAGAGGGACTTGGATCAACGAATGAAGAAGATGGCTGAAATCCGAGGAAAGAAAGAGATAGCAGGGCCTCATTATAACCTGTATAGAGCTGGACTAAGACGGCATTCAGTAAGTGGATCAGCTCAAAAAGGCCCCCTCAGAATAAATCAGTCACCTGGTTCCTTACCAATGTTAACACCTCAACCACCCAAGCACCAATCAGTCAGAAGGCTGATAAATACCTTTAGCCAAGGGGTTGATGGTAGACCAGGGCAGAGCCTTGCTAATATTCCACCTCATATCAGGAGGCCCAGGAAAAGTGGGATCCTTCAGTCATCTGCCACAGTGAATAGTAATGAGGGGGGGTTAGTCATCAATggcaacaataataacaacagctGGCCTGAAGGGAGGGATGACCTAGATGTAGACAACCTACCACCTCCGCCCCCAGAGGTCCTCATGGACAATTCCTTTCAGAGTACTGAGGGCATACCAGGAAATAAGGAAGGGTCACAGGAAGATTCGGTTGTACATCTCCCAATAATAAACCAAAAGAGTGGCGTCTCCCAACGCCTAAAGTCATCTGTGCAGAATGTTGAACTGCTGCCAAACAGAGCCAGCATGAAGCCAAGATCGATCAGTATCTCTTCTGCCCGTCCTGTCAGACAGGATGCTGTTACGGGAGCACAAGATACAGAGCAGCAACCAGAAACTGATCTGGATCCAGAAATGGAGAAGGTTAACTGTCACTATCAACAGGCACGTAAGATGAATCACCCGCACAATGCAGAGGAACCTCCTGATAACAGAGATCTTACAGAACTAAGCGGAAGAGGAACTTCACCTATTCAAATTAGAATGAGCCAGAGATCTGGAAGCAATGACTTCACTGAGGGGGAGATGTCCACTTACAGCCTGCCTATAACAGCACCCCCTGTCTCTAGAGTCCGCCTACCACCATCTTGTCCTTCTGTGTGCCACAGATTCCCAAGCCCTCCTGTGTTCAGACCTCAGTCTGCCTCAAAGCCCTCATCCCGCCCAAGTTCTCCAAGAACGGTTACACGTGCCACAGATAACAACATTGAAGAGATCATTCCATCTGTGTCCTTTCGAGATGCCCGCTCAGTTTTCTGTCGAAAGGACTCTAAGACCTGCATCCCTCCTGGAAGTTCTGTACTTCCCAAACCATGGGGTGAGGCCTCCCGGGGCAGACTTCCCACAAGAGGGATAGACAACAATGCCCGTCGCACCCAATCAGAACAGAGGCCTAGTGTGACTTCCTATTCAGAGTTTACTAAAGATGGCTGTTCAGCCTCCACACAGTCCAAGGGGAATGAGCCTGTTACCACAAAATATAG GTCGGGCAGCCCTCTGATGACAGCAGACAATGCCCAGTTGGATCCAAGTGCCACTGTGACTACAGCCTAA